CACCCCCTTGTAGTGGCCGCAGAGTATGAGCAGATTTTTTTTGGTGCTGAGCTGGTTGGCCAGCTGCTGGGTGAGCAGCTCTCCATCGGGGGAGGTGTAAATTATTTCGTCGTAGGTACGCTCCGCCTGCAGCTCCTTCAGGCACTCAAAAATGGGTTCTATCTTCATTACCATTCCAGCATCGGGGCCAAAGGCATAATCGTCCACTGTTCGACGCTTATCGTGCGTATAGTTGCGTAGCGGGTGCACCACAATTTCGGCGAGGCCTTTTTTTTGTGCTCTTCCAGGAATGGAGTTGTTAAGTGGGCTATCGAGCAGCTCGGGCAAAACGGTTACAATGTCTATTCGCATTGGAAAACAGTATGTTTTTTCTGATGCATGAAGTTGGTACAAAAGTAATACCCTTTCGCGTTACAGCAAACCTGATTTATTGATAATCCGAAATCATTTGGGCTTGTTTTCCTGTTTTTTCCAAAAAACTTTGAGTATTAACTCACAAATAGTTAATTTCGTCAGCTGAATGTTGACCCCGGGCTCACAGGATTGGTGCTAAGTAAAAATGTATATTAAACTCCTTCCCACCTGTTTACCCGCATTATTGTTATAAAGCTTGCCTCATGGAAACTAACGAAATGAAAAACTCTGTTCCTGAAGAACAGCCTGGTGAAGAGTTAAATACCACCAGGAATGTGGAGACTCCTGCAACTTCTGACCTATCTGCTGAAGTATCCTCTGAGCAGCCAACAAGCGCTGCTTCCGATCTGCAACACGACGATCAACCTAGTGAAGAGTTAACTAGTGCCGAAAATGCGGAAACTCCAGCAGCATCTAAATCTGCTGCAAAAGTATCCACAAAAAAGGTAGCTAATGATGCTTCCGATCTGCCACACGACGATCTACCAGGTGAAGAGTTAATTGCCACCGAGAATGTG
This Williamwhitmania sp. DNA region includes the following protein-coding sequences:
- the trmD gene encoding tRNA (guanosine(37)-N1)-methyltransferase TrmD codes for the protein MRIDIVTVLPELLDSPLNNSIPGRAQKKGLAEIVVHPLRNYTHDKRRTVDDYAFGPDAGMVMKIEPIFECLKELQAERTYDEIIYTSPDGELLTQQLANQLSTKKNLLILCGHYKGVDHRVREHLITREISIGDYVLTGGELAAAVIVDAVVRLIPGVLSDETSALTDSFQDNLLAPPAYTRPAEFNGWKVPEILLSGNFPEIEKWQMEQATERTQRLRPGLLKEEK